One genomic region from Ptychodera flava strain L36383 chromosome 5, AS_Pfla_20210202, whole genome shotgun sequence encodes:
- the LOC139133788 gene encoding tripartite motif-containing protein 2-like, protein MATPTQATPEEILDEIGEDFLTCPICLEQYQNPKVLPCHHSFCQLCLEKLVNKTGTLNCPNCQKSVQLPGNGVAGLDNNFFMNSMLEVVMKRTGEVSDQSERKCEFCEETEASVFCVDCEQYYCDVCCEKFHKKLKQAATHEVLTAEEYKKGKSKRQSVKATENCKVHPKNEMKYYCDTCRIPICSECTIIDHRIPDHSHRYLQEVADECNKELSVLVEKLKVKAREVDQSRAEVKDACKKVTEQFMVNKQKVRKQRDALIDKIEKEERKLIERLDTNCSLQIKGLESDISDLELKYENLISTCSYTEALIHHGNTVQLVSRSTSVIEKMVKMVSTDTKPSIEQELVEFFPSDDITTDGILGLLRSDVCISQCTVDNIPKCLLKGESINLQITTKDRSGKPVIPRQAVEVTLTKPDGSKTNLDVTDNRDGTHTVTGNTDMDGKYQVAMTIGDQEVPGSPFEIPVIKGLVKTLGRKGNNSGEFDQPHGLAITKNGDLVVTDFNNDRIQIIDLDGNWKKTFEYTQFEKSFLPTDVAVSADDRYFMTDLNNKQVVVSDEDGKVITTFGQNELKHPRGISISPLDGAVYVSDWDGKFADETDKEGHCIRKYTQDGQYIKSFGKYGLEDGEFKGPCMMVHDNQGTLVVADCDNDRIQVFNADDQFLYKFGIPGQKEGQLYYPCGICLDPDRYVYISDCNHRIQKFDSSGRFIRRLDRKEDGLNYP, encoded by the coding sequence ATGGCGACCCCTACACAAGCAACACCAGAAGAAATTCTCGACGAAATCGGTGAGGATTTTTTAACTTGTCCTATCTGTCTGGAACAATATCAAAATCCAAAAGTTTTGCCGTGTCACCATTCCTTCTGCCAACTTTGTCTGGAAAAACTGGTGAACAAAACAGGGACTTTGAACTGTCCTAATTGTCAGAAGTCAGTACAACTTCCTGGTAATGGAGTGGCTGGTCTTGACAATAATTTCTTCATGAACTCAATGTTAGAAGTTGTGATGAAGAGAACAGGAGAGGTCTCGGACCAAAGTGAAAGAAAGTGTGAGTTTTGTGAAGAAACTGAAGCTTCAGTGTTTTGTGTGGATTGTGAGCAGTATTACTGTGATGTGTGCTGTGAGAAATTTCACAAGAAGCTGAAACAAGCAGCCACGCATGAAGTGTTGACGGCAGAAGAATACAAGAAAGGAAAAAGCAAAAGACAAAGTGTAAAAGCAACTGAAAACTGCAAAGTTCATCCAAAAAATGAGATGAAATACTACTGTGATACATGTAGGATTCCCATTTGCAGTGAGTGTACCATCATTGACCATCGTATTCCTGACCATAGTCATCGATATCTTCAAGAAGTGGCAGATGAATGCAACAAGGAGTTGTCAGTGCTGGTTGAGAAGTTGAAAGTGAAAGCAAGAGAAGTGGACCAAAGCAGAGCAGAGGTCAAGGATGCATGTAAGAAAGTGACAGAACAATTTATGGTGAACAAACAGAAAGTCAGGAAGCAGAGAGACGCCCTCATTGACAAGAtagagaaagaagaaagaaagctGATAGAAAGGTTAGACACCAACTGTAGTCTGCAGATCAAGGGTCTTGAAAGTGACATCAGCGACCTTgagttgaaatatgaaaatcttaTCAGCACTTGTAGTTACACTGAAGCACTTATACACCATGGCAATACAGTTCAGCTTGTCTCAAGAAGTACCAGTGTTATAGAAAAAATGGTAAAGATGGTTTCCACAGATACCAAACCAAGTATAGAACAGGAATTGGTAGAGTTCTTCCCTtctgatgacatcacaacagATGGAATCCTGGGATTGCTGAGATCTGATGTCTGTATCTCACAGTGTACAGTTGACAACATTCCAAAGTGTCTGCTGAAAGGTGAATCCATAAATCTACAGATCACAACCAAGGATAGATCTGGAAAACCAGTGATTCCAAGACAAGCAGTGGAAGTGACATTGACAAAACCAGATGGATCAAAGACAAACCTTGATGTGACAGACAACAGAGATGGCACACACACTGTGACTGGTAACACTGACATGGATGGTAAATATCAAGTTGCCATGACAATAGGAGATCAGGAAGTACCAGGATCACCATTTGAAATTcctgtcatcaaaggattggTGAAAACACTGGGAAGGAAAGGCAACAATAGTGGAGAATTTGATCAACCACATGGTTTGGCGATTACAAAAAATGGAGATTTGGTTGTGACTGACTTCAATAACGACAGAATACAAATTATTGACTTGGATGGAAATTGGAAGAAAACTTTTGAATACACACAGTTTGAGAAGAGCTTTCTTCCAACAGATGTAGCAGTATCAGCTGATGACAGATACTTCATGACAGATTTGAACAACAAACAAGTGGTTGTAAGTGATGAGGATGGGAAAGTCATCACAACCTTTGGACAAAATGAACTGAAACACCCAAGAGGTATCAGTATCAGTCCACTAGATGGCGCTGTTTATGTGTCAGACTGGGATGGAAAGTTTGCAGATGAAACTGACAAGGAAGGACACTGTATCAGGAAGTACACACAGGATGGCCAGTACATCAAATCATTTGGTAAATATGGTCTGGAGGATGGAGAATTTAAGGGACCATGCATGATGGTACATGACAACCAAGGAACACTAGTTGTTGCAGATTGTGATAATGATCGTATCCAGGTATTCAATGCAGATGATCAGTTCCTGTACAAATTTGGAATCCCTGGACAAAAGGAAGGTCAGCTGTACTATCCATGTGGCATATGTCTTGACCCAGACAGATATGTGTACATCAGTGATTGTAATCATCGCATTCAGAAATTTGACAGCAGTGGAAGATTCATACGCCGTCTTGATAGAAAAGAAGATGGATTGAACTACCCGTGA